One genomic segment of Panulirus ornatus isolate Po-2019 chromosome 3, ASM3632096v1, whole genome shotgun sequence includes these proteins:
- the LOC139759742 gene encoding uncharacterized protein, with product MHSTILLLLLAVLPLTTAFIFLGTTTATTAGTIGITVGTGGAAAVAGAAAVAGALVLGGIALAAASSRRGKRDAAISCLPVENPDLFITLAANSDQFGCGLRLVCELESTPDEALTKEEKLIISLFGRHVKPISFSEMKRPKSSFQYAALIGSQAKNISECAEVFDQCPLDRITMMQAFTASK from the exons ATGCACTCCAccatcctgctgttgctgctggctgtcctgcccctcaccaccgCCTTCATCTTCCTCGGTACCACCACGGCCACCACGGCGGGCACCATCGGCATTACTGTGGGTACTGGCGGTGCCGCGGCGGTGGCCGGCGCTGCGGCGGTGGCGGGGGCTCTGGTGCTGGGGGGTATAGCGCTGGCGGCGGCCTCCTCCAGACGGGGCAAGAGGGACGCCGCCATCAGCTGCCTCCCCGTCGAAAACCCCGACCTCTTCATCACGCTGGCCGCCAACTCCGACCAGTTCGGGTGTGGCCTCCGCCTGGTGTGTGAGCTCGAGTCTACTCCGGACGAGGCTCTCACCAAGGAGGAAAAGCTCATCATCAGCCTCTTCGG GCGACACGTGAAGCCCATCAGCTTCTCCGAGATGAAACGGCCCAAATCCAGCTTCCAGTACGCGGCGCTGATCGGCTCACAGGCCAAGAACATCAGCGAGTGCGCCGAGGTGTTCGACCAGTGCCCCCTCGACCGAATCACCATGATGCAGGCCTTCACCGCCTCCAAGTAG